From the Ruminiclostridium josui JCM 17888 genome, one window contains:
- the spoVT gene encoding stage V sporulation protein T translates to MKATGIVRRIDDLGRVVIPKEIRRTLRIREGDPLEIFTDKEGEVILKKYSPIGELSDFATQYAESLHKTSGHITCITDRDTVIAVSGASKKEFLEKQLSSDVEKTIEEKTTLLIKSPEEKSISILAEENGERKYTSQVVSPIISEGDPIGAVIMLSTDANVRMGEVEAKLAQSAAGFLGKQMEQ, encoded by the coding sequence AAAGAAATAAGAAGAACCTTGAGAATTAGAGAGGGAGATCCTCTAGAAATATTTACAGATAAGGAAGGGGAGGTTATTTTAAAGAAATATTCTCCGATTGGAGAACTTAGTGATTTTGCAACACAGTATGCAGAGTCACTGCATAAAACTAGTGGGCACATTACATGTATTACTGACAGAGATACGGTAATTGCAGTATCCGGTGCATCAAAAAAAGAATTTCTTGAAAAACAACTTAGCTCTGATGTTGAGAAAACTATAGAGGAGAAAACAACATTACTTATAAAATCTCCTGAAGAAAAGTCGATTTCAATTTTGGCAGAAGAAAATGGTGAAAGAAAATATACCTCCCAGGTTGTTTCGCCAATTATTTCAGAAGGTGATCCGATAGGAGCTGTAATAATGCTTTCTACGGATGCAAATGTAAGAATGGGAGAAGTTGAAGCAAAGCTTGCTCAATCAGCAGCAGGGTTTTTAGGAAAACAAATGGAACAATAG